A single region of the Dehalococcoidia bacterium genome encodes:
- a CDS encoding MFS transporter: protein MNIAHRIPGWEKNAYALALVQFLSTAGFFSVIPLMPLFIQDLGVPTPAEAAFWTGISQFVAGTSAFIVGPIWGTLADRHGRRPIILGTMLAVAGVMATTGLSTSVGMLIVMRVLHGVLTASTGASLALAASQAPKERVAYALGVIQMGYFLGTTIGPALGGFLADAVGYRVPFFVTGGFLLAGALVVLAFVTERFERPAEQDRRIGLVQNIRTVVGTPGVTPLLLMYMVVQLGPFMLQPVMGGLMQGMMAQGAATGAGVALSLLGLASATASMLVGRWGSPRRLPLIMLLAAFAASVFYLPQTWVSAPALSIALFTGLGFCQGALVNSASSMLSAAAPRERQGAVFGIVHSVTSLAFGAGALVAGTASVTAGLRSIFIIESGLAFGLGLAAWRMVRRAGRAVG from the coding sequence ATGAACATCGCGCACCGCATCCCCGGCTGGGAGAAGAACGCTTACGCACTGGCCCTGGTGCAGTTCCTTTCCACCGCGGGCTTCTTTTCGGTCATTCCCCTGATGCCGCTCTTCATCCAGGACCTGGGCGTTCCGACTCCCGCCGAGGCGGCGTTCTGGACGGGCATCTCCCAGTTCGTGGCGGGCACCAGCGCTTTCATCGTCGGCCCCATCTGGGGGACGCTGGCGGACCGTCACGGGCGCAGGCCCATCATCCTGGGCACGATGCTCGCCGTCGCCGGGGTGATGGCGACCACCGGCCTGTCAACCTCCGTGGGCATGCTCATCGTCATGCGCGTCTTGCACGGCGTCCTGACCGCCTCCACCGGGGCGTCGCTGGCGCTGGCCGCCTCGCAGGCTCCGAAGGAGCGGGTGGCCTATGCGCTCGGAGTCATTCAAATGGGGTATTTTCTGGGCACGACGATAGGGCCCGCGTTGGGCGGATTCCTCGCCGACGCCGTCGGTTACCGCGTTCCGTTCTTCGTCACCGGCGGCTTTCTGCTGGCGGGGGCGCTCGTGGTCCTGGCCTTCGTCACCGAGCGGTTCGAGCGTCCCGCGGAGCAGGACAGGCGGATTGGCCTCGTCCAAAACATCCGCACCGTGGTGGGCACCCCCGGCGTAACGCCGCTTTTACTCATGTACATGGTCGTGCAGCTCGGCCCGTTCATGCTGCAGCCCGTCATGGGCGGGTTAATGCAGGGCATGATGGCGCAGGGGGCGGCGACGGGCGCCGGCGTGGCCCTGTCGCTGCTGGGCCTGGCGAGCGCGACCGCCTCCATGCTCGTGGGGCGCTGGGGTAGCCCACGCCGGCTTCCGCTCATTATGCTCTTGGCTGCGTTCGCGGCCTCGGTCTTCTACCTGCCTCAGACGTGGGTGAGCGCGCCGGCGCTGTCCATCGCTCTGTTCACGGGCCTGGGGTTTTGCCAGGGCGCGCTGGTGAACTCGGCGAGCTCGATGCTGAGCGCGGCCGCTCCCCGCGAGCGCCAGGGGGCCGTGTTCGGCATCGTGCACAGCGTCACCTCGCTGGCGTTCGGGGCGGGCGCGCTGGTGGCGGGCACGGCAAGCGTGACGGCGGGGCTGCGGTCCATCTTCATCATTGAGTCCGGGCTTGCCTTTGGCCTGGGGCTTGCGGCGTGGCGCATGGTGCGGCGCGCAGGCCGGGCCGTGGGCTAA
- a CDS encoding ABC transporter substrate-binding protein, giving the protein MTAHRHAPGAWSPILAVLMVATLLLASCAPAAAPATPAASVPPPTALSPTPAPAIPGVTPTPALRPALPTPTATPTGEKPKPGGVLRFILPGEPSSSDPHTSATPSAAVPFIYETFLRENPVTGVVEPQLVTRWETISETETILHVRQGVRFQNRAPVNGRPMTAQDVVYSLQRIASKDPGFLRRSQFASVTKVEALDASRVKVTFKEPNAPFLTNLSDRFNGIVAKEAVDKFGNLDRVEDAIGTGPFMFEKATFGIGGSMKRNPDYWQPGKPYLDGAAWSLITDGGTLVAAYRTGRLDAGAQFWGGISVEDKESIQRVNAAMQFYPVPDVRPNVLLMNMARKPFDDIRVRKAIHLAVDRQEIIQIVMGGSAQVSGPLGPRLTPYYSIPEEEIVKMPGFRPKNTPEGQRDIADAKRLLAEAGYPNGLTIEAEGSRYIYWNNLQSMELAKNQLRKIGVTVNISLQDQTTYFAREEAKDFNFRPRGFNAGVEVDAQLAVRHSCGGSRNFGGFCDQEVEKLIAEQRRTLELEKRKAVVLKIQQILIDKVPHIFLFEPNRYGVQQPWVRAMVPSGSVPFGYTENIWFAK; this is encoded by the coding sequence ATGACCGCACACAGACACGCCCCCGGCGCATGGAGTCCCATCCTCGCTGTCCTGATGGTCGCAACGCTCCTGCTCGCCAGTTGCGCGCCCGCCGCTGCGCCCGCAACGCCCGCTGCTTCTGTGCCTCCGCCCACAGCCTTGTCGCCCACTCCGGCGCCTGCGATCCCCGGCGTCACGCCCACGCCTGCTTTGCGGCCCGCGCTTCCCACGCCGACAGCTACGCCCACCGGAGAGAAGCCCAAGCCGGGCGGCGTGCTGCGATTCATTCTGCCCGGGGAGCCGTCCAGCAGCGATCCTCACACCAGCGCGACACCCAGCGCGGCGGTGCCGTTCATCTACGAGACCTTTCTCCGCGAGAATCCGGTGACAGGGGTGGTCGAGCCCCAACTGGTCACCCGATGGGAGACCATCAGCGAGACCGAGACCATCCTGCACGTGCGCCAGGGCGTGCGCTTCCAGAACCGCGCGCCGGTCAATGGCCGGCCCATGACGGCGCAGGACGTCGTGTACAGCCTTCAGCGCATCGCCTCCAAGGACCCGGGCTTCTTGCGGCGCAGCCAGTTCGCGTCCGTCACCAAAGTGGAGGCGCTGGACGCCTCCCGAGTGAAGGTCACCTTCAAAGAGCCAAATGCTCCCTTTTTAACCAACCTCTCCGACCGCTTCAACGGGATCGTGGCGAAGGAGGCCGTCGACAAGTTCGGGAACCTGGACAGAGTCGAGGACGCCATCGGCACCGGGCCGTTCATGTTCGAGAAGGCGACGTTCGGCATAGGTGGCAGCATGAAGCGCAACCCGGACTACTGGCAGCCGGGCAAGCCCTATCTGGACGGCGCGGCGTGGAGTCTTATCACGGACGGCGGGACGCTGGTTGCGGCGTACCGCACGGGCCGCCTGGACGCGGGCGCGCAGTTCTGGGGTGGCATCAGCGTCGAGGACAAAGAGTCCATCCAGCGCGTGAATGCGGCGATGCAGTTCTACCCGGTGCCGGACGTGCGTCCCAACGTCCTGCTCATGAACATGGCGCGCAAGCCTTTCGACGACATTCGCGTGCGCAAAGCCATCCACCTGGCTGTCGACCGCCAGGAGATCATTCAGATTGTCATGGGCGGCAGCGCCCAGGTCTCCGGCCCCCTGGGCCCTCGCCTGACCCCGTATTACTCCATACCCGAGGAGGAAATCGTCAAGATGCCGGGCTTCCGCCCCAAGAACACTCCCGAGGGCCAGCGGGACATCGCCGACGCCAAGAGGCTCCTGGCCGAGGCGGGCTATCCCAACGGTCTGACGATTGAAGCAGAGGGGTCGCGGTACATCTACTGGAACAACCTCCAGTCGATGGAGCTAGCCAAGAACCAGCTTCGGAAGATCGGCGTCACGGTGAACATCTCGCTGCAGGACCAGACGACGTATTTCGCCAGGGAAGAGGCGAAGGACTTCAACTTCCGTCCGCGGGGCTTCAACGCGGGCGTGGAAGTGGACGCTCAGCTCGCCGTGCGGCATTCGTGCGGCGGGTCGCGGAACTTCGGCGGGTTCTGCGACCAGGAAGTCGAAAAGCTCATCGCAGAGCAGCGGCGGACGCTGGAGCTCGAGAAGCGCAAGGCCGTGGTGCTGAAGATCCAGCAGATACTCATTGACAAGGTGCCGCACATCTTCCTGTTCGAGCCGAACCGCTACGGTGTGCAGCAGCCGTGGGTGCGGGCGATGGTGCCCAGCGGCAGCGTGCCGTTCGGGTACACGGAGAATATCTGGTTCGCCAAGTAG
- a CDS encoding ABC transporter permease — protein MRQYVARRLLLFIPTLALIAVFVFAVVRWFPGDIVLVLTRDADFSAEDVAAERARLGLDKPVVEQFAVWSLNMLKGDLGKSLYSKRPVIEEMQQRLPVTVELGAIAILFSLLIGIPVGIVSAVRQDSLPDYLARSVAIGALSVPSFWLATMTILVLSLQFQWIPPLQYVPFFENPWENLQLMLFPGLILGINMSGALMRMTRATLLEVLRQDYIRTARAKGLLDRFVLYRHALKNTLIPVMAIIGLEMAHVIGGSVVLESIFGLPGVGKFVFDVVLGRDYPAIQAANLMLALFVLGINLLIDISQAFLDPRLRHN, from the coding sequence ATGCGTCAATATGTTGCCCGGCGGCTGCTGTTGTTCATCCCCACGCTGGCGCTCATCGCCGTGTTCGTGTTCGCGGTTGTGCGGTGGTTTCCGGGCGACATCGTGCTCGTGCTGACCCGCGACGCCGACTTCTCCGCGGAGGACGTGGCGGCGGAGCGCGCGCGCTTGGGGCTGGACAAGCCCGTCGTCGAGCAGTTCGCGGTGTGGTCGCTGAACATGCTGAAAGGCGACCTGGGCAAGTCGCTGTACAGCAAGCGCCCGGTCATCGAGGAGATGCAGCAGCGGCTGCCCGTCACGGTCGAGCTGGGCGCCATCGCCATCCTGTTCTCGCTGCTCATCGGCATCCCCGTGGGGATCGTCTCCGCCGTCCGCCAGGACTCCCTGCCTGACTATCTGGCGCGAAGTGTGGCCATCGGCGCCCTGTCCGTCCCGAGCTTCTGGCTGGCGACGATGACCATTCTCGTTCTGTCGCTTCAGTTCCAGTGGATACCGCCGCTGCAGTATGTTCCTTTCTTCGAGAATCCCTGGGAGAACCTCCAGCTTATGCTTTTCCCGGGACTGATTCTCGGCATCAACATGTCGGGCGCGCTCATGCGCATGACCCGGGCCACGCTTCTCGAAGTCCTGCGGCAGGACTACATCCGCACCGCGCGGGCCAAGGGTCTGCTGGACCGGTTCGTGCTTTATCGGCATGCCCTGAAAAACACCCTGATCCCCGTGATGGCCATCATCGGTCTGGAGATGGCGCACGTGATAGGCGGCTCGGTGGTGCTGGAATCCATCTTCGGGCTGCCGGGTGTCGGCAAGTTCGTGTTCGACGTTGTCCTGGGGCGCGACTACCCGGCTATTCAGGCCGCCAACCTCATGCTGGCGCTCTTTGTGCTGGGCATCAATCTGCTTATCGACATTTCTCAGGCTTTCCTGGACCCGCGCCTGCGGCACAACTAG
- a CDS encoding ABC transporter permease, producing the protein MRRPSAAVPAMAGAGHVREAGARRRASRGIVRFLQTKPLGAFGGALVVVMVLVALLAPLLAHFDPIDASAARRLLPPGPLYWMGTDGAGYDVYSRVVYGARVSLYVALVAVALCTILASVVGLLTGYFGGILDLLVQRVVDAAMSFPWLVLLLTIVFLLGTSMTNVGMALGLLNGIRYTRVVRASVMSVKQNQYFEAAKAIGCGEARIMLRHVLPNVAAPIIVVASVTWGAVILSEASLSFLGFGVPPPDPSWGGMLSGDARKYFEKAPWIAFFPGLAISLAVFGFNMLGDALRDVLDPRMRGTQ; encoded by the coding sequence GTGCGGCGTCCGTCAGCAGCGGTCCCGGCGATGGCAGGGGCAGGGCACGTCAGAGAGGCGGGCGCTCGTCGGCGCGCGAGCCGCGGTATTGTGCGGTTCCTCCAGACGAAGCCGCTGGGCGCCTTCGGCGGGGCCCTCGTCGTAGTCATGGTGCTGGTCGCCTTGCTGGCGCCGCTCCTCGCGCATTTCGACCCGATCGACGCGTCGGCAGCGCGGCGGCTCCTGCCACCCGGCCCCCTGTACTGGATGGGCACGGACGGCGCGGGCTACGACGTCTACAGTCGCGTCGTGTATGGGGCGCGCGTCTCGCTGTACGTGGCGCTGGTGGCGGTCGCGCTGTGTACGATCCTGGCGAGCGTTGTCGGTCTGCTCACCGGCTATTTTGGCGGCATTCTGGACCTGCTGGTGCAGCGCGTGGTGGACGCAGCCATGTCTTTTCCCTGGCTGGTGCTGCTTCTGACCATCGTGTTTCTCCTGGGAACGAGCATGACCAACGTGGGCATGGCGCTGGGCCTGCTCAACGGCATTCGCTACACCCGCGTCGTCCGGGCGTCGGTGATGTCGGTGAAGCAGAACCAATACTTCGAAGCGGCGAAGGCTATAGGCTGCGGCGAGGCGCGCATCATGCTGCGGCACGTCCTGCCGAACGTGGCGGCGCCCATCATCGTCGTCGCCTCAGTCACGTGGGGCGCGGTCATCCTGTCCGAGGCGTCGCTGAGCTTTCTCGGCTTCGGTGTGCCGCCGCCCGATCCGTCCTGGGGCGGCATGCTGAGCGGCGATGCGCGGAAATACTTCGAGAAGGCGCCGTGGATCGCGTTCTTTCCGGGGCTGGCTATCAGCCTGGCGGTGTTCGGGTTCAACATGCTGGGAGACGCCCTGCGGGACGTGCTGGACCCCCGGATGCGCGGCACGCAGTAA
- a CDS encoding methytransferase partner Trm112, which translates to MRRDLMDILVCPVCKGKLELRAEEERDQDIVKGALLCAPCKESYPIQDSIPNMLPPQLRKQTQAHAH; encoded by the coding sequence ATGAGACGTGACCTTATGGACATCCTGGTCTGCCCGGTCTGCAAAGGCAAGCTGGAACTGCGCGCCGAGGAAGAGCGCGATCAGGACATCGTCAAGGGCGCTCTGCTCTGCGCCCCTTGCAAGGAGTCCTACCCCATTCAGGACTCCATCCCCAACATGCTGCCGCCGCAGCTCCGCAAGCAGACGCAGGCTCACGCGCACTAG
- a CDS encoding SDR family oxidoreductase, with translation MEKPLSGKTAIVTGGGRGIGRAIALALADHGARVLVNDLGCAMDGAGVSPVPATEVVEEIRRRGGEALPNFDDVAVMENAARLVQQALDAWGRLDTLVTCAGILRESSIFDTTESEWDAVLNAHLKGTFACLKHAAIVMRQQRSGSIITVTSASGLYGNPRHGVHYPAAKAAVIGLTKVAARDMGRYGVRVNAVAPSAATRMTLPPEALKARDAQARATAQARPYAWAQPSLAELDPEDTAPLFVYLASDSATHINGQIFQVAGGVISLISQPRPVKTIVKSDVWTLDELDAVMPATLVAGLGDSASH, from the coding sequence ATGGAGAAGCCGCTGAGCGGCAAGACCGCTATCGTGACCGGCGGCGGTCGCGGCATAGGCCGCGCCATCGCGCTCGCGCTGGCCGATCACGGCGCGCGCGTGCTGGTCAACGACCTGGGGTGCGCCATGGACGGCGCCGGGGTGTCGCCGGTCCCCGCAACGGAGGTTGTCGAGGAGATCCGCAGGCGCGGCGGAGAGGCGCTACCTAACTTCGACGACGTTGCGGTGATGGAGAACGCGGCCAGGCTGGTCCAACAGGCGCTGGACGCTTGGGGCAGACTGGACACCCTCGTGACCTGCGCGGGCATCCTCCGGGAAAGCAGCATCTTTGATACGACCGAGAGCGAATGGGATGCCGTTCTCAACGCGCATCTCAAGGGGACGTTCGCCTGCCTCAAGCACGCCGCCATTGTCATGCGCCAGCAGCGCAGCGGCAGCATCATCACGGTGACATCGGCTTCGGGCCTGTACGGCAACCCGCGCCACGGTGTGCACTATCCAGCGGCCAAGGCCGCCGTCATCGGGTTGACAAAGGTCGCCGCCCGGGACATGGGCCGGTACGGCGTCCGCGTCAACGCCGTCGCGCCCTCCGCCGCCACACGCATGACGCTGCCGCCGGAGGCGCTGAAGGCGCGCGATGCGCAAGCGCGGGCGACAGCGCAGGCCCGTCCGTACGCATGGGCCCAGCCGTCTCTCGCGGAGCTTGACCCCGAGGACACGGCGCCTCTGTTCGTCTATCTGGCCAGCGACTCGGCGACGCATATCAACGGGCAAATCTTTCAGGTGGCCGGGGGCGTGATCTCACTGATAAGCCAGCCGCGCCCCGTAAAGACAATAGTCAAGAGCGACGTCTGGACTCTTGATGAACTCGACGCAGTGATGCCCGCCACGCTTGTCGCGGGACTGGGAGACTCGGCCTCCCATTGA
- a CDS encoding ABC transporter substrate-binding protein yields MMESKLSAAPVAVFGRTIAIAVSMALLLGACAPAAPAPTATQAAPAARPTASPPTPAPTQTQPRSGGTLTVAAVADPPSFDTQQESTWYTSVLVAPAYNNLLYYDFATGSKVVPELAETWSVSPDGKTYTVKLRKGITFHDGTPLTTEDVVFNLERMWKPPKGVISGVQPYMAAVDKIEAGPNDTVTIGLKFPFAPLLAALVLDRMPMHSKAYVTKNGDMKTTIMGTGPFKFKSYTPSVSLELEKNDKYWTKGKPYLDGIAFFIIKDKATRLAALRTGRALLSGRTTTGGVGPIDMATLKKDAPGLRFVSSPSVSGPWFFMNLRKPPFKDLRVRKAVFLAVDRQAAIKIIGEGEGLIGSFFPFQDWGAPPDALLKMPGYRQPKDQDIADAKKLLADAGYPNGFTLDLLSRGNELTKNSAVFMTGQLAQIGVTANVKVLEDAAFWDAGRKAQHEAMVYTPATVIADPFDMGRFFAPDNPLNFSGDDQDAKLTELWNKQMGTVDESARKAIIASLDQYLMTDLLPAVPVVWPTGFIVIAPQVRGYVPGVSDYSNNRQQETWLAP; encoded by the coding sequence ATGATGGAGAGCAAGCTTTCCGCCGCCCCGGTTGCCGTCTTCGGAAGGACCATCGCCATCGCCGTGAGCATGGCGCTGCTGCTCGGCGCATGCGCTCCCGCCGCGCCAGCGCCGACCGCGACGCAAGCGGCGCCCGCCGCGCGCCCGACAGCCTCGCCACCAACGCCCGCGCCGACGCAAACGCAGCCTCGCTCAGGCGGCACGCTGACCGTCGCCGCCGTGGCCGACCCGCCGAGCTTCGACACGCAGCAGGAGTCCACCTGGTACACGAGCGTGCTGGTGGCCCCCGCGTACAACAACCTGCTGTACTACGATTTCGCCACGGGATCGAAAGTCGTCCCGGAGCTGGCCGAGACGTGGAGCGTGTCTCCGGATGGCAAGACGTACACCGTCAAACTGCGCAAAGGTATCACGTTCCACGACGGCACGCCGCTCACGACGGAGGACGTCGTGTTCAATCTGGAGCGGATGTGGAAGCCGCCGAAGGGCGTCATCAGCGGTGTGCAGCCCTACATGGCGGCGGTGGACAAGATTGAGGCCGGCCCCAACGACACGGTCACGATTGGGCTGAAGTTCCCCTTCGCGCCCCTGCTCGCCGCGCTGGTCCTCGACCGCATGCCCATGCACTCAAAGGCATACGTCACGAAAAACGGGGACATGAAGACCACCATCATGGGCACAGGGCCCTTCAAGTTCAAGTCGTACACGCCCAGCGTCAGTTTGGAACTGGAGAAGAACGACAAGTACTGGACCAAGGGCAAGCCCTATCTGGATGGTATCGCGTTCTTCATCATCAAGGACAAGGCCACGCGACTCGCGGCGCTGAGGACGGGCAGGGCGCTGCTGAGCGGGCGCACCACCACGGGCGGCGTCGGCCCGATTGACATGGCCACTCTCAAGAAAGATGCCCCGGGGCTGCGCTTCGTGTCATCTCCGTCGGTCTCCGGACCATGGTTTTTCATGAACTTGCGCAAGCCGCCCTTCAAAGACCTGCGCGTCAGGAAGGCGGTCTTCCTGGCGGTGGACAGGCAGGCCGCCATCAAGATCATCGGCGAGGGAGAGGGACTGATCGGCAGCTTCTTCCCGTTCCAGGACTGGGGCGCCCCGCCCGACGCGCTGCTGAAGATGCCCGGCTATCGCCAGCCCAAGGACCAGGACATCGCGGACGCGAAGAAGCTCCTGGCGGACGCAGGCTATCCGAACGGGTTCACCCTGGACCTCCTCTCCCGCGGAAATGAGCTGACCAAGAACTCCGCCGTGTTCATGACCGGCCAGCTTGCTCAGATTGGTGTCACGGCCAATGTCAAGGTACTGGAGGACGCGGCGTTCTGGGACGCCGGACGCAAAGCCCAGCACGAGGCGATGGTCTACACTCCCGCCACCGTCATAGCCGACCCCTTTGACATGGGGCGGTTCTTCGCTCCCGATAACCCGCTGAACTTCTCGGGAGACGACCAGGACGCGAAGCTGACCGAGCTGTGGAACAAGCAGATGGGAACGGTTGACGAGTCGGCGCGGAAGGCCATCATCGCCAGCCTGGACCAGTACCTGATGACGGACCTGCTTCCCGCCGTGCCCGTCGTCTGGCCGACCGGGTTCATCGTAATCGCCCCGCAGGTCAGAGGCTACGTTCCGGGCGTGAGCGACTACTCGAACAACAGGCAGCAGGAGACCTGGCTCGCGCCGTAG
- a CDS encoding amidase, giving the protein MELWQLGVGDISTLVTGGKVSPVEVVRALLRRIESLEPDVQAWAALDPEGALATAERIAAGRTRGVKQSGLLTGVPVGIKDIFWTKGLRTAAGSRVLADFVPREDATTVKRLRRADAVILGKLHTAEFAGADPPPTRNAWNPEHTPGGSSSGSAVAVAMGMVPAALGTQTGGSVLRPAAYNGVVGLKPSYGLVSCFGVIPAAWSFDTVGIFARSVQDAALVLEVLAGYDKKDPATARRPRVRYSRDALDGAPPRLGVVRDYFWERCDAEVKREMEQATARLSHAGAMLKEVRLPACFSRIHAEHRLINDSEIAAYHEEQFAKRGDLYGPKIASRVRVGLSHAATAYARALHERPAVIAEMLKLTAGMDALLTPATPTPAPQGRSSTGDPAFQTPWSYCGFPSVSLPTGTTESGLPLGVQLVAARWGDRRLLHVARWCEAALDFRSRPPCWSAACG; this is encoded by the coding sequence ATGGAGCTGTGGCAGCTTGGCGTGGGCGACATTTCGACTCTGGTGACAGGCGGGAAGGTCTCGCCCGTGGAGGTTGTACGCGCGCTGCTGCGGCGCATCGAGTCGCTTGAGCCGGACGTGCAGGCGTGGGCCGCGCTCGACCCGGAGGGTGCGCTCGCCACTGCGGAGCGGATCGCCGCGGGCCGGACGCGGGGCGTGAAGCAATCGGGGTTGCTGACGGGAGTGCCCGTCGGCATCAAGGACATCTTCTGGACGAAGGGCCTGCGTACCGCCGCGGGCTCCCGCGTCCTGGCCGACTTTGTCCCGCGCGAGGACGCCACTACCGTAAAGCGCCTCCGCCGCGCGGACGCGGTCATTCTCGGCAAGCTGCACACCGCCGAGTTCGCCGGGGCCGACCCGCCGCCCACCCGGAACGCCTGGAACCCCGAGCACACGCCCGGCGGCTCCAGCAGCGGCTCCGCCGTCGCGGTGGCGATGGGCATGGTCCCCGCGGCGCTGGGCACCCAGACGGGCGGCTCCGTCCTGCGGCCCGCCGCCTACAACGGCGTCGTGGGGCTGAAGCCGTCGTACGGTCTTGTCAGTTGCTTTGGCGTCATACCCGCCGCGTGGTCGTTCGATACCGTGGGCATATTCGCGCGAAGCGTTCAGGACGCCGCGCTGGTGCTGGAGGTCCTGGCGGGCTACGACAAGAAGGACCCGGCCACCGCCCGTCGTCCGCGCGTTCGGTACTCGCGGGACGCGCTCGACGGCGCTCCGCCTCGACTAGGCGTCGTTCGCGACTACTTCTGGGAGCGGTGCGACGCCGAAGTCAAACGGGAAATGGAGCAGGCGACGGCCAGGTTATCCCACGCCGGCGCGATGCTGAAGGAGGTGCGGCTGCCCGCGTGCTTCTCGCGCATTCACGCTGAGCACCGCTTGATCAACGACTCCGAGATTGCAGCGTACCACGAGGAGCAGTTCGCGAAGCGCGGCGACCTGTATGGGCCGAAAATCGCGAGCCGGGTGCGGGTGGGGTTATCCCACGCGGCGACGGCCTACGCGCGGGCGCTGCACGAGCGGCCGGCGGTCATAGCCGAGATGCTGAAGCTGACGGCGGGGATGGACGCCCTTCTGACGCCGGCGACACCGACGCCCGCTCCGCAGGGCCGCTCCTCAACGGGCGACCCTGCGTTTCAGACGCCGTGGTCCTATTGCGGCTTCCCGTCCGTATCGCTCCCGACGGGAACGACCGAGTCCGGGCTGCCGCTGGGCGTCCAGCTCGTCGCGGCGCGCTGGGGCGACCGCCGCCTTCTTCACGTAGCCCGCTGGTGCGAGGCGGCGCTTGATTTTCGCTCGCGGCCTCCCTGCTGGAGCGCCGCGTGCGGTTGA
- the folK gene encoding 2-amino-4-hydroxy-6-hydroxymethyldihydropteridine diphosphokinase, whose translation MTPQGGAAPPVEVYLGLGGNLGDRRANLAKAVALLSLNVDVARVSGLYETEPVGYAEQPRFLNAVALVRTTLPPRQLFSFVKGIERAMGREPSFRNAPRLVDIDILLYGDAAMQSPYLTVPHPRMHERAFVLAPLAEIAPEAWHPALLKTVRELLADVSGREGVRLVEGGAWWKG comes from the coding sequence GTGACCCCGCAGGGCGGGGCCGCGCCACCCGTCGAAGTCTATCTGGGCCTGGGCGGGAACCTGGGCGACCGGCGGGCCAACCTGGCGAAGGCCGTGGCCCTGCTGTCCCTGAACGTGGACGTGGCGCGCGTGTCGGGCCTGTACGAGACGGAGCCGGTGGGCTACGCCGAGCAGCCGAGGTTTCTGAACGCCGTCGCGCTCGTACGCACGACGCTCCCGCCGCGCCAGTTGTTCAGCTTCGTCAAGGGCATCGAGCGGGCGATGGGCCGTGAGCCGAGCTTCCGCAACGCGCCGCGCCTCGTGGACATTGACATCCTGCTCTACGGCGACGCGGCGATGCAGTCGCCGTACCTGACGGTGCCGCACCCGCGGATGCACGAGCGTGCGTTCGTGCTGGCGCCGCTGGCGGAGATAGCGCCGGAGGCGTGGCACCCGGCGCTGCTGAAGACGGTGCGGGAGCTGCTGGCGGACGTGTCCGGGCGCGAGGGCGTGCGACTCGTCGAGGGCGGCGCGTGGTGGAAGGGCTAG